A stretch of Oryza brachyantha chromosome 4, ObraRS2, whole genome shotgun sequence DNA encodes these proteins:
- the LOC107303995 gene encoding pathogenesis-related protein PRB1-3-like — protein MSPPVYRCLVAVLSLARLASELSPAAASISVSALPPPPAVPVSTSQQFLQVHNEARAAAGLPPLSWNGTLLLDAMRYAGELRRDCRARPLTAWGTDGIYGRSLYKANGRHTGAEAAAFWAESRRWYDRGADRCTAPPGRCCGVYTQMVWRATTQLGCARRTCRNGVDTVAVCEYYPPGNYVGQRPY, from the coding sequence ATGTCTCCGCCGGTCTACCgctgcctcgtcgccgtcctgtCGCTCGCGCGGCTGGCCTCCGagctgtcgccggcggcggcgtccatcTCGGTGTCCGCCcttccgccgccacccgccgtGCCGGTGTCGACGTCGCAGCAGTTCCTGCAGGTGCACAACGAggcccgcgcggcggcggggctgcCCCCGCTGTCGTGGAACGGGACGCTGCTGCTGGACGCGATGCGGtacgccggcgagctccgcaGGGACTGCAGGGCGCGGCCGCTGACGGCGTGGGGCACCGACGGCATCTACGGCCGGAGCCTGTACAAGGCGAACGGGCGGCACACcggcgccgaggcggcggcgttctGGGCGGAGAGCCGGCGGTGGTACGACCGCGGCGCCGACCGGTGCacggcgccgcccggccggTGCTGCGGCGTGTACACGCAGATGGTGTGGCGCGCCACGACGCAGCTCGGCTGCGCCCGCCGCACCTGCCGCAACGGCGTCGACACCGTGGCCGTCTGCGAGTACTACCCGCCGGGCAACTACGTGGGCCAGCGGCCCTACTGA